The Streptomyces sp. NBC_01197 genome window below encodes:
- a CDS encoding GNAT family N-acetyltransferase — protein MLTQTTTRVLEPGELDAALEILHSDPVVNAFVTSRVQVAGLDPWRLGGEMWGWYTGGRLRSLCYSGANLVPICAGPDAVRAFAERARRAGRRCSSIVGPAESTALLWRLLEPSWGPARDVRAHQPMMVTEQPSADIAPDPLVRRIRKDELEVVMPACVAMFTEEVGVSPMAGDGGLLYQARVAELVGSGRSFARIENGQVVFKAEIGAATSLACQIQGVWVAPEFRGRGLSETGMAAVLRYALADVAPVVSLYVNDFNSAARASYRRVGFREVGAFMSVLF, from the coding sequence GTGTTGACGCAGACCACCACCCGCGTCCTCGAACCCGGCGAACTCGACGCTGCGCTCGAGATCCTGCACAGCGATCCCGTCGTCAACGCCTTCGTGACGTCCCGCGTCCAGGTCGCCGGACTCGACCCGTGGCGGCTCGGCGGCGAGATGTGGGGCTGGTACACCGGCGGCCGGCTCCGCTCGCTCTGCTACTCCGGCGCCAACCTCGTCCCGATCTGCGCGGGCCCCGACGCCGTACGCGCCTTCGCCGAACGCGCCCGCCGGGCCGGCCGCCGCTGCTCCTCCATCGTGGGCCCCGCCGAGTCCACCGCGCTGCTGTGGCGGCTGCTCGAACCGAGCTGGGGCCCCGCCCGCGACGTCCGCGCCCACCAGCCGATGATGGTCACCGAGCAGCCGTCGGCCGACATCGCGCCGGACCCGCTCGTCCGCCGCATCCGCAAGGACGAGCTGGAAGTGGTCATGCCCGCCTGCGTGGCCATGTTCACCGAGGAGGTCGGGGTCTCCCCGATGGCGGGGGACGGCGGACTCCTCTACCAGGCACGCGTCGCCGAACTGGTCGGCTCCGGCCGCTCCTTCGCCCGGATCGAGAACGGCCAGGTCGTCTTCAAGGCCGAGATCGGTGCCGCCACCTCACTGGCCTGCCAGATCCAGGGCGTCTGGGTCGCCCCGGAGTTCCGCGGCCGCGGCCTCTCCGAGACCGGCATGGCCGCGGTTCTGCGCTATGCGCTCGCCGACGTGGCCCCCGTGGTCAGCCTGTACGTCAACGACTTCAACTCCGCGGCGCGCGCCTCCTACCGCCGGGTCGGCTTCCGCGAGGTCGGAGCCTTCATGAGCGTCCTGTTCTGA
- the ispG gene encoding flavodoxin-dependent (E)-4-hydroxy-3-methylbut-2-enyl-diphosphate synthase, with translation MTAISLGMPDVPIKLADRRISRKIQVGTVAVGGDAPVSVQSMTTTRTSDIGATLQQIAELTASGCQIVRVACPTQDDADALATIAKKSQIPVIADIHFQPKYVFAAIDAGCAAVRVNPGNIKQFDDKVKEIALAASDAGTPIRIGVNAGSLDARLLKKYGKATPEALVESALWEASLFEEHGFRDIKISVKHNDPVVMVNAYRQLAAQSDYPLHLGVTEAGPAFQGTIKSAVAFGALLSEGIGDTIRVSLSAPPAEEVKVGIQILESLNLRQRRLEIVSCPSCGRAQVDVYKLADQVSAGLEGMEVPLRVAVMGCVVNGPGEAREADLGVASGNGKGQIFVKGEVIKTVPESKIVETLIEEAMKIAEQMERDGIASGEPAVSVS, from the coding sequence ATGACTGCGATTTCTCTCGGAATGCCGGACGTTCCGATCAAGCTCGCCGACCGGAGGATCAGCCGCAAGATCCAGGTCGGCACGGTGGCCGTCGGAGGAGACGCACCCGTCTCCGTGCAGTCGATGACCACGACGCGGACCTCGGACATCGGGGCGACGCTTCAGCAGATCGCGGAGCTGACGGCTTCCGGCTGCCAGATCGTGCGGGTGGCGTGCCCGACGCAGGACGACGCGGACGCGCTGGCGACCATCGCGAAGAAGTCGCAGATTCCGGTCATCGCCGATATCCACTTCCAGCCGAAGTACGTCTTCGCGGCGATCGACGCGGGTTGCGCTGCGGTGCGGGTGAATCCGGGCAACATCAAGCAGTTCGACGACAAGGTGAAGGAGATCGCGCTCGCGGCCTCCGACGCCGGGACGCCGATCCGGATCGGCGTGAACGCGGGCTCGCTGGACGCGCGGCTGCTGAAGAAGTACGGCAAGGCGACACCCGAGGCTCTGGTCGAGTCGGCGCTGTGGGAGGCCTCCCTCTTCGAGGAGCACGGCTTCCGCGACATCAAGATCTCGGTCAAGCACAACGACCCGGTGGTCATGGTCAACGCCTACCGGCAGCTGGCCGCGCAGTCCGACTACCCGCTGCACCTCGGTGTGACCGAGGCGGGCCCCGCCTTCCAGGGGACCATCAAGTCCGCCGTGGCCTTCGGCGCGCTGCTCAGTGAGGGCATCGGCGACACCATCCGGGTCTCGCTCTCGGCGCCGCCCGCCGAGGAGGTCAAGGTCGGCATCCAGATCCTGGAGTCGCTCAACCTCAGGCAGCGCCGCCTGGAGATCGTCTCCTGCCCCTCCTGCGGCCGGGCCCAGGTCGATGTGTACAAGCTGGCCGACCAGGTGTCCGCCGGACTCGAGGGCATGGAGGTCCCGCTGCGCGTCGCCGTGATGGGCTGTGTCGTCAACGGCCCCGGCGAGGCGCGCGAAGCGGATCTCGGTGTGGCCTCCGGCAACGGCAAGGGCCAGATCTTCGTGAAGGGCGAGGTCATCAAGACCGTCCCGGAGTCGAAGATCGTCGAGACCCTGATCGAGGAGGCGATGAAGATCGCCGAGCAGATGGAACGTGACGGCATCGCATCCGGCGAGCCCGCGGTCTCCGTCAGCTGA
- a CDS encoding M50 family metallopeptidase encodes MSTIVLTVIGIVIFVFGLLFSIAWHELGHLSTAKLFGIRVPQYMVGFGPTIWSRKKGDTEYGFKAIPAGGYIRMIGMFPPGPDGRIESRSTSPWRSMVEDARSAAFEELEEGDEERLFYTRKPWKRVIVMFAGPFMNLILAVVIFMGVAMSFGFETQTTQVAGVQKCVISQSEKRQTCEKGDPVSPARAAGLKEGDKIVAFDGAKVSTWAELSDHIRNTIGPATITVVRDGKQQTLHAKLAKNMVARKDSNGDVVPDKYVPAGYLGFAAQTEIKPLSFGASVGRMGDMVGNGVDSIVALPSKIPDLWNAAFDGGQRKADSPVGVVGAARIGGEVMTLHVPAQNQLAMMLFLLAGFNLSLFLFNMLPLLPLDGGHIAGALWEALRRNLAKVFRRPDPGPFDVAKLMPVAYVVAGVFVCFTLLVLVADIVNPVKIT; translated from the coding sequence ATGAGCACGATCGTGTTGACGGTCATCGGCATCGTCATCTTTGTCTTCGGGCTGCTCTTCTCCATCGCCTGGCACGAGCTGGGCCACCTCTCGACGGCGAAGCTCTTCGGTATCCGCGTCCCGCAGTACATGGTCGGCTTCGGCCCGACCATCTGGTCGCGGAAGAAGGGCGATACGGAGTACGGGTTCAAGGCGATTCCGGCCGGCGGCTACATCCGCATGATCGGTATGTTCCCGCCGGGACCGGACGGCAGGATCGAGTCCCGGTCCACCTCCCCCTGGCGCTCCATGGTCGAGGACGCGCGGTCCGCGGCCTTCGAGGAGCTGGAGGAGGGCGACGAGGAGCGGCTGTTCTACACCCGCAAGCCGTGGAAGCGCGTGATCGTGATGTTCGCGGGCCCCTTCATGAATCTGATCCTCGCGGTCGTGATCTTCATGGGGGTCGCGATGTCCTTCGGCTTCGAGACCCAGACCACGCAGGTCGCCGGTGTGCAGAAGTGCGTCATCTCGCAGAGCGAGAAGCGTCAGACCTGCGAGAAGGGCGACCCGGTCTCGCCCGCCAGGGCGGCGGGCCTGAAGGAGGGCGACAAGATCGTCGCCTTCGACGGCGCGAAGGTCTCCACCTGGGCCGAGCTGTCGGACCACATCCGCAACACCATCGGCCCGGCCACCATCACCGTCGTACGTGACGGGAAGCAGCAGACCCTGCACGCCAAGCTCGCCAAGAACATGGTGGCCCGCAAGGACTCCAACGGGGACGTCGTCCCCGACAAGTACGTCCCGGCCGGCTACCTCGGTTTCGCCGCGCAGACCGAGATCAAGCCGCTGTCCTTCGGCGCCTCGGTGGGCCGGATGGGCGACATGGTGGGTAACGGCGTCGACTCGATCGTCGCGCTGCCGTCCAAGATCCCGGACCTCTGGAACGCGGCCTTCGACGGCGGCCAGCGCAAGGCCGACTCGCCGGTCGGCGTGGTCGGCGCGGCGAGGATCGGCGGCGAGGTCATGACGCTGCACGTGCCCGCGCAGAACCAGCTGGCGATGATGCTGTTCCTGCTGGCCGGATTCAATCTCTCGCTCTTCCTCTTCAACATGCTGCCGCTGCTGCCGCTGGACGGCGGGCACATCGCGGGAGCCCTGTGGGAGGCGCTGCGGCGCAATCTGGCCAAGGTCTTCAGGCGGCCCGACCCGGGCCCGTTCGATGTCGCGAAGCTGATGCCCGTCGCGTACGTCGTCGCCGGGGTCTTCGTCTGCTTCACCCTGCTCGTGCTGGTGGCTGACATCGTCAACCCTGTCAAAATCACCTGA
- the dxr gene encoding 1-deoxy-D-xylulose-5-phosphate reductoisomerase has product MGGMSDSPATLADPHTVFDPLEGRRDIVVLGSTGSIGTQAIDLVLRNPDRFRVTALSAAGGRIALLAEQARRLGVRTVAVAREDAVPALREALGAEYGTEPLPEVLAGPDAASELAASDCHTVLNGITGSIGLAPTLAALTAGRTLALANKESLIVGGPLVKALAKPGQIIPVDSEHAALFQALASGKRADVRKLIVTASGGPFRGRTRAELADVTPEAALAHPTWAMGPVITVNSATLVNKGLEVIEAHLLYDVPFDRIEVVVHPQSYVHSMVEFTDGSTLAQATPPDMSGPIAVGIGWPQRIPDAAPAFDWTKASSWEFFPLDTEAFPAVGLARHVGALGGTAPAVFNAANEECVDAFLNGKLPFNGIMDTVTAVVAEHGEPRTGTSLTVADVLQAETWARARAHELAQKATAEARA; this is encoded by the coding sequence ATGGGGGGCATGAGCGACAGCCCTGCCACCCTCGCCGACCCGCACACCGTCTTCGACCCGCTCGAAGGACGCCGGGACATCGTCGTCCTCGGCTCGACCGGGTCCATCGGCACCCAGGCCATCGACCTGGTGCTGCGCAACCCCGACCGCTTCCGGGTGACGGCGCTCTCCGCCGCCGGCGGGCGGATCGCCCTGCTCGCCGAGCAGGCGCGCCGGCTCGGTGTCCGTACCGTCGCTGTCGCCCGTGAGGACGCCGTGCCCGCGCTGCGAGAGGCGCTGGGCGCGGAGTACGGAACAGAGCCGCTCCCGGAGGTCCTGGCCGGGCCCGACGCCGCGAGTGAACTCGCCGCGTCCGACTGCCACACCGTGCTCAACGGCATCACCGGCTCCATCGGCCTCGCGCCCACCCTCGCCGCCCTGACCGCGGGCCGTACGCTCGCCCTCGCCAACAAGGAGTCGCTGATCGTCGGCGGCCCGCTGGTGAAGGCGCTGGCGAAGCCCGGCCAGATCATCCCGGTCGACTCCGAGCACGCCGCGCTCTTCCAGGCACTGGCGTCAGGGAAGCGCGCCGATGTGCGCAAGCTGATCGTCACCGCGTCCGGCGGACCGTTCCGGGGCCGGACCAGGGCCGAGCTGGCCGACGTCACACCCGAAGCGGCGCTGGCCCACCCGACCTGGGCGATGGGACCCGTCATCACCGTGAACTCGGCGACCCTGGTCAACAAGGGTCTTGAGGTCATCGAGGCGCATCTGCTGTACGACGTCCCGTTCGACCGCATCGAGGTCGTCGTGCACCCCCAGTCGTACGTCCACTCCATGGTCGAGTTCACCGACGGCTCGACGCTCGCCCAGGCCACCCCTCCCGACATGAGCGGCCCGATCGCCGTCGGAATCGGCTGGCCGCAGCGGATCCCGGACGCCGCTCCCGCCTTCGACTGGACGAAGGCGTCCAGCTGGGAGTTCTTCCCGCTGGACACCGAGGCCTTCCCGGCCGTCGGACTGGCGCGGCACGTCGGAGCCCTGGGCGGCACGGCTCCCGCGGTCTTCAACGCGGCGAACGAGGAGTGCGTCGACGCCTTCCTGAACGGAAAGCTGCCCTTCAACGGGATTATGGATACGGTCACCGCAGTCGTGGCCGAGCATGGTGAGCCCCGTACGGGAACCTCTCTGACGGTCGCGGACGTCCTGCAAGCGGAGACCTGGGCACGTGCCCGGGCCCATGAACTCGCCCAGAAGGCCACAGCGGAGGCTCGCGCATGA
- the aroA gene encoding 3-phosphoshikimate 1-carboxyvinyltransferase, with protein sequence MTVTQIPGSKSVTARALFLAAAANGTTTLLRPLVSDDTEGFAEGLTRLGYAVERGPDAWRIEGRPAGPGAADADVYCRDGATTARFLPALAAAGRGTYRFDASEQMRRRPLAPLTRALRKLGVDLRHEGAEGHHPLRIAARGIGGGELTLDAGQSSQYLTALLMLGPLTRTGLRITVTDLVSAPYIDITLAMMRGFGVTVAREGNVFTVPPGGYRATEYAIEPDASTAGYFFAAAAVTGQTVTVPGLGTGALQGDLRFAGVLGRMGADVRTTASGTTVTGPGTLGGLTVNMRDISDTMPTLAAIAPYASGPVRIEDVGNTRVKECDRLEACAENLRALGIEAATGPDWIEIRPGTPRPARIRTHGDHRIVMSFAVTGLRTPGITFDDPGCVRKTFPGFHEAFAELRRSW encoded by the coding sequence GTGACCGTGACCCAGATCCCCGGCTCCAAGTCCGTGACCGCGCGCGCCCTGTTCCTGGCCGCCGCTGCCAACGGCACCACCACGCTGCTGCGTCCCCTCGTCTCCGACGACACCGAAGGGTTCGCCGAGGGCCTGACCCGGCTCGGATACGCGGTGGAGCGCGGCCCGGACGCCTGGCGCATCGAGGGGCGCCCGGCCGGGCCCGGAGCCGCCGACGCCGACGTCTACTGCCGGGACGGCGCCACCACGGCCCGCTTCCTGCCCGCTCTCGCCGCCGCGGGCCGGGGCACGTACCGTTTCGACGCCTCGGAACAGATGCGCCGCCGCCCGCTGGCCCCGCTCACCCGCGCACTCCGGAAGCTGGGCGTCGACCTCCGGCACGAGGGAGCGGAGGGCCACCACCCGCTGCGGATCGCGGCCCGCGGCATCGGGGGCGGCGAACTGACCCTGGACGCGGGCCAGTCGTCGCAGTACCTCACCGCGCTGCTGATGCTCGGCCCGCTCACCCGGACGGGGCTGCGCATCACCGTCACGGACCTCGTCTCCGCCCCGTACATCGACATCACGCTCGCGATGATGCGCGGTTTCGGTGTCACGGTGGCCCGCGAGGGAAACGTGTTCACGGTGCCGCCCGGCGGCTACCGCGCCACCGAGTACGCCATCGAGCCCGACGCCTCCACGGCCGGCTACTTCTTCGCCGCGGCCGCCGTCACCGGACAGACGGTGACCGTGCCAGGGCTCGGGACGGGCGCGCTCCAGGGCGATCTGCGCTTCGCCGGGGTGCTCGGCCGGATGGGCGCCGACGTCCGTACGACTGCGAGCGGCACCACGGTCACCGGGCCCGGCACGCTCGGCGGGCTCACCGTGAACATGCGAGACATCTCCGACACCATGCCGACCCTGGCCGCGATCGCCCCGTATGCGTCGGGGCCGGTCCGGATCGAGGACGTCGGCAACACCCGGGTGAAGGAGTGCGACCGGCTTGAGGCGTGTGCGGAGAACCTCCGCGCGCTCGGCATCGAGGCCGCCACCGGACCCGACTGGATCGAGATCAGGCCGGGCACACCGCGGCCCGCCCGGATCCGCACGCACGGCGACCACCGCATCGTGATGTCCTTCGCCGTCACCGGCCTGCGCACGCCCGGCATCACCTTCGACGACCCCGGCTGTGTACGGAAGACCTTCCCCGGCTTCCACGAGGCGTTCGCGGAGCTGCGGCGCTCCTGGTGA
- a CDS encoding acyl-CoA dehydrogenase family protein, translated as MTAPLDKPRVTEREARQVAEAAREQDWRKPSFAKELFLGRFRLDLIHPHPLPDAEDARRGEAFLAKLRAFCETGIDGARIEREARIPDETVNGLKELGALGMKIDTKYGGLGLTQVYYNRALSLAGSASPAVGALLSAHQSIGVPQPLKQFGTQEQKDTFLPRLARTDISAFLLTEPDVGSDPARLATSAVRDGDSYVLDGVKLWTTNGVVADLLVVMARVPRTEESKGGITAFIVEADSPGITVENRNAFMGLRGLENGVTRFHQVRVPAANRIGPEGAGLKIALTTLNTGRLSLPAMCVGAGKWCLKIAREWSSEREQWGRPVGRHEAVGAKISFIAATTFALEAVVDLSSQMADEDRNDIRIEAALAKLYGSEMGWLIADELVQIRGGRGFETADSLAARGERPVPAEQMLRDMRINRIFEGSTEIMHLLIAREAVDAHLSVAGGLIDPDTTLADKAKAGAQATAFYARWLPKLVAGPGQLPSSYAAFHPYGHPDLAAQLRYVERSARKLARSTFYAMSRWQGKMETKQGFLGRIVDIGAELFAMSAACVRAELMRSSDDHGREAYQLADAFCRQARIRIEELFGRLWANTDELDRKVVSGVLSGTYTWLEQGIVDASGEGPWIADAAPGPSTADNVHRRIR; from the coding sequence ATGACCGCACCACTCGACAAGCCCAGGGTCACCGAGCGCGAGGCGCGCCAGGTCGCCGAGGCCGCCCGTGAACAGGACTGGCGGAAACCCAGCTTCGCCAAGGAGCTGTTCCTCGGCCGCTTCCGGCTCGATCTGATCCATCCCCACCCCCTGCCCGACGCCGAGGACGCCCGGCGTGGTGAGGCCTTCCTCGCGAAGCTGCGCGCCTTCTGCGAGACCGGGATCGACGGCGCGCGGATCGAGCGCGAGGCCCGGATCCCCGACGAGACGGTCAACGGGCTCAAGGAGCTCGGCGCGCTCGGCATGAAGATCGACACCAAGTACGGCGGCCTCGGCCTCACCCAGGTGTACTACAACAGGGCGCTCTCGCTGGCCGGTTCGGCCAGCCCGGCGGTCGGCGCGCTGCTCTCGGCCCACCAGTCGATCGGGGTCCCGCAGCCGCTGAAGCAGTTCGGCACCCAGGAGCAGAAGGACACCTTCCTGCCCCGGCTGGCCCGTACCGACATCTCGGCCTTCCTGCTCACCGAGCCGGACGTCGGCTCCGACCCGGCCCGGCTGGCCACATCGGCGGTCCGGGACGGCGACTCGTACGTCCTCGACGGCGTGAAGCTCTGGACGACCAACGGCGTCGTCGCGGATCTCCTCGTCGTGATGGCGCGTGTGCCGAGGACCGAGGAGAGCAAGGGCGGCATCACCGCCTTCATCGTCGAGGCCGACTCGCCGGGCATCACCGTCGAGAACCGCAACGCCTTCATGGGGCTGCGCGGCCTGGAGAACGGCGTCACCCGCTTCCACCAGGTCCGCGTCCCGGCGGCGAACCGGATCGGCCCCGAGGGCGCCGGTCTCAAGATCGCCCTCACCACCCTCAACACGGGCCGGCTCTCGCTGCCCGCGATGTGTGTCGGCGCGGGCAAGTGGTGTCTGAAAATCGCCCGTGAGTGGTCGTCCGAGCGGGAGCAGTGGGGCAGGCCCGTCGGCCGCCACGAGGCCGTCGGCGCCAAGATCTCCTTCATCGCCGCGACCACTTTCGCCCTCGAAGCGGTCGTGGACCTCTCGTCCCAGATGGCCGACGAGGACCGCAACGACATCCGGATCGAAGCGGCGCTCGCCAAGCTGTACGGGTCCGAGATGGGCTGGCTGATCGCCGACGAACTCGTCCAGATCCGCGGCGGCCGCGGCTTCGAGACGGCCGACTCTCTCGCGGCCCGCGGTGAACGGCCGGTGCCCGCCGAGCAGATGCTCAGGGACATGCGCATCAACCGGATCTTCGAGGGCTCGACGGAGATCATGCACCTGCTGATCGCCCGGGAGGCTGTCGACGCCCATCTCTCCGTCGCCGGCGGTCTGATCGACCCCGACACCACCCTGGCGGACAAGGCGAAGGCGGGGGCACAGGCCACCGCGTTCTACGCCCGCTGGCTGCCGAAGCTCGTCGCGGGCCCCGGGCAACTGCCCAGCAGCTACGCGGCGTTCCATCCGTACGGGCACCCGGACCTCGCCGCCCAACTGCGCTACGTCGAGCGCTCCGCCCGCAAGCTGGCCCGCTCGACCTTCTACGCCATGTCGCGCTGGCAGGGAAAGATGGAGACGAAGCAGGGCTTCCTGGGCCGCATCGTCGACATCGGCGCCGAGCTCTTCGCGATGAGCGCGGCGTGCGTACGGGCCGAACTGATGCGTTCGTCGGACGACCACGGCCGGGAGGCCTACCAACTGGCCGACGCCTTCTGCCGGCAGGCCCGTATCCGAATCGAAGAGCTCTTCGGCCGGCTCTGGGCGAACACCGACGAACTGGACCGCAAGGTCGTGTCCGGCGTCCTCTCCGGGACGTACACCTGGCTGGAACAGGGCATCGTCGACGCCTCGGGCGAAGGGCCCTGGATCGCCGACGCGGCCCCGGGGCCCTCCACCGCGGACAACGTCCACCGACGCATCCGCTGA
- a CDS encoding aldehyde dehydrogenase family protein, translating to MTSTHAFWLAGRQATGDDTFDVTSPWDGRLVGTVAVPTDAQVEEAVAAAHAVRDEFAATPAHVRAAALDHVSRRLVERTEEIAQLITAENGKPIKWARGEVGRAVSVFRFAAEEARRYNGGEAQRLDTDAGGAGRLALTRRFPRGAVLGVAPFNFPLNLCAHKIAPAIAVGAPIILKPAPATPLSGLILGELLAETELPAGSWSVLPVPNDKMPALVQDERLPVISFTGSDKVGFAIMDSVPRKHITLELGGNGAAVVLADYASEKDLDWAAARIATFSNYQGGQSCISVQRVIADASVYDRLVPKIVDAVAKQATGDPADAATDVGPLVSEDAARRVESWVDEAVQAGAKLLAGGSRDGASYAPTVLADVPADTTVACEEIFGPVLTLTRVDGEAEAFAAVNDSKYGLQAGVFTHDVQTAFRAHSTLEVGGVIVGDVPSYRADQMPYGGAKQSGVGREGVRFAMEDYTYERVMVFTGLAL from the coding sequence ATGACCTCCACCCACGCCTTCTGGCTCGCCGGCCGCCAGGCCACCGGCGATGACACCTTCGATGTCACCTCCCCCTGGGACGGCCGGCTCGTCGGTACGGTCGCCGTCCCGACCGATGCCCAGGTCGAGGAGGCCGTCGCCGCCGCGCACGCCGTCCGGGACGAGTTCGCCGCGACGCCCGCCCACGTCCGCGCCGCCGCCCTGGACCATGTCTCCCGCCGCCTGGTCGAGCGCACGGAGGAGATCGCCCAGCTGATCACCGCCGAGAACGGCAAGCCCATCAAGTGGGCCCGCGGCGAAGTCGGCCGCGCCGTATCGGTGTTCCGGTTCGCCGCTGAGGAGGCCCGCCGCTACAACGGCGGCGAGGCGCAGCGCCTCGACACCGACGCGGGCGGCGCCGGCCGCCTCGCGCTGACGCGCCGCTTCCCGCGCGGCGCGGTCCTGGGCGTCGCGCCGTTCAACTTCCCGCTGAACCTCTGCGCCCACAAGATCGCCCCCGCCATCGCGGTCGGCGCGCCGATCATCCTCAAGCCCGCCCCGGCGACCCCGCTCTCGGGTCTCATCCTCGGCGAGCTGCTGGCCGAGACCGAGCTGCCCGCGGGCTCCTGGTCGGTCCTTCCGGTTCCCAACGACAAGATGCCCGCCCTCGTCCAGGACGAGCGGCTCCCGGTCATCTCGTTCACCGGATCCGACAAGGTCGGCTTCGCGATCATGGACTCGGTCCCGCGCAAGCACATCACGCTGGAGCTCGGCGGGAACGGCGCGGCCGTGGTCCTCGCCGACTACGCGTCCGAGAAGGACCTCGACTGGGCCGCCGCGCGTATCGCGACCTTCTCGAACTACCAGGGCGGCCAGTCCTGCATCTCGGTGCAGCGTGTGATCGCCGACGCCTCGGTGTACGACCGGCTCGTCCCGAAGATCGTCGACGCCGTGGCCAAGCAGGCCACCGGCGACCCCGCCGACGCGGCCACCGACGTCGGCCCGCTGGTCAGCGAGGACGCGGCCAGGCGGGTCGAGTCCTGGGTCGACGAGGCGGTCCAGGCGGGCGCCAAGCTGCTCGCGGGCGGCTCCCGGGATGGCGCCAGCTACGCGCCGACCGTGCTCGCCGACGTCCCCGCGGACACCACGGTCGCCTGCGAGGAGATCTTCGGCCCGGTCCTGACGCTCACCAGGGTCGACGGCGAGGCGGAGGCGTTCGCCGCGGTCAACGACTCCAAGTACGGCCTGCAGGCGGGCGTGTTCACGCACGACGTGCAGACGGCGTTCCGTGCCCACAGCACCCTGGAGGTCGGCGGTGTGATCGTCGGCGACGTGCCCTCGTACCGTGCGGACCAGATGCCGTACGGCGGCGCCAAGCAGTCAGGCGTCGGCCGTGAGGGCGTGCGCTTCGCGATGGAGGACTACACCTACGAGCGGGTCATGGTCTTCACGGGCCTCGCCCTCTGA
- a CDS encoding PucR family transcriptional regulator → MPPTLASLVHHSTLKLTVRAGEGHLETPVRWAHVSELADPVPYMEGGELLLITAMTLDTGDQEAMRRYVRRLAKAGVVGLGFAVGVHYEDIPPTLVAAAEEEGLPLLEVPRRTPFLAISKAVSAAIAADQYRSVTAGFEAQRELTRAALSGDGPGDLLARLASHVDGWAALYDAAGTVVAVAPEWAARRAARLTSDVARLGERPAPASAVVGGSDDRVELQSLGTGRRPHGALAVGTGAPLGTAERYAVHSAIALLTLTTERSRSLRAAEDRLGAAVLRMLLAGEPDHARTVAGDLYNGLLDAPYRLLIAEGRSGALQELAESLEAGASRAGEMVLVVPEGERLVVLATDGGAAVTACTAYAQRIEAVQAQAETPLPAGSAGPAGEGDHVVIGQSAPAGTIAAASAYRQAEQALSVARRRGRVLVEHEELATGSVVPLLADDAVRAFADGMLRPLHEHDATGRGDLVASLRAWLAHHGQWDAAAADLGVHRHTLRYRMRRVEEILGRSLDDPDVRMELWLALKATSMP, encoded by the coding sequence ATGCCGCCCACCCTTGCCTCGCTCGTCCACCACTCCACGCTCAAGCTCACCGTGCGTGCCGGGGAGGGCCATCTCGAGACGCCGGTGCGCTGGGCCCACGTCAGTGAGCTGGCCGACCCCGTCCCGTACATGGAGGGCGGCGAGCTCCTCCTCATCACCGCGATGACGCTGGACACCGGGGACCAGGAGGCGATGCGGCGGTACGTACGGCGGCTCGCGAAGGCCGGAGTCGTCGGGCTCGGGTTCGCGGTCGGCGTCCACTACGAGGACATCCCGCCCACGCTGGTCGCCGCCGCCGAGGAGGAGGGTCTGCCGCTTCTGGAAGTCCCCCGGCGCACGCCGTTCCTGGCCATCAGCAAAGCGGTGTCGGCCGCCATCGCCGCCGATCAGTACCGCTCGGTCACCGCGGGCTTCGAGGCCCAGCGCGAGCTGACCCGGGCAGCGCTGAGCGGCGACGGCCCCGGCGACCTGCTGGCGCGGCTCGCTTCGCACGTCGACGGCTGGGCCGCACTGTACGACGCGGCCGGCACCGTCGTGGCGGTCGCCCCCGAGTGGGCCGCCCGCCGCGCCGCACGGCTCACATCGGACGTCGCCCGGCTCGGCGAACGCCCGGCGCCCGCGAGCGCCGTCGTCGGCGGCTCCGACGACCGCGTCGAGCTCCAGTCCCTCGGCACCGGCCGCCGCCCGCACGGCGCGCTGGCCGTCGGCACGGGCGCCCCGCTGGGCACCGCCGAGCGGTACGCGGTGCACTCGGCCATCGCCCTGCTCACCCTGACCACCGAACGCTCCCGGTCGCTGCGGGCGGCCGAGGACCGGCTGGGCGCCGCCGTACTGCGGATGCTGCTCGCCGGGGAACCCGATCACGCGCGCACGGTCGCGGGGGACCTCTACAACGGTCTGCTCGACGCCCCGTACCGGCTGCTCATCGCCGAGGGCAGGTCCGGCGCGCTCCAGGAGCTGGCCGAGTCGCTGGAGGCAGGGGCGTCCCGGGCGGGCGAGATGGTGCTCGTCGTGCCCGAGGGCGAGCGTCTCGTCGTGCTCGCCACCGACGGCGGGGCCGCGGTCACCGCCTGCACCGCGTACGCCCAGCGGATCGAGGCCGTCCAGGCCCAGGCGGAGACCCCGCTCCCCGCGGGCTCCGCGGGTCCAGCCGGCGAGGGCGACCACGTCGTCATCGGCCAGTCCGCGCCGGCCGGCACGATCGCCGCCGCCTCCGCGTACCGCCAGGCCGAACAGGCGCTCTCGGTCGCCCGCCGGCGCGGCCGGGTCCTGGTCGAACACGAGGAACTGGCCACCGGATCCGTGGTGCCGCTGCTCGCCGACGACGCGGTACGGGCCTTCGCCGACGGGATGCTGCGCCCGCTGCACGAGCACGACGCGACCGGCCGCGGTGACCTGGTGGCGTCCCTGCGAGCCTGGCTCGCGCACCACGGCCAGTGGGACGCGGCCGCCGCGGACCTGGGGGTGCACCGGCACACGCTGCGGTACCGGATGCGGCGGGTCGAGGAGATCCTGGGGCGGTCGCTCGACGATCCGGACGTACGGATGGAGCTCTGGCTGGCGCTGAAGGCCACGAGCATGCCCTGA